From one Flavobacterium sp. N502536 genomic stretch:
- a CDS encoding 2-hydroxyacid dehydrogenase, which translates to MSIKILHIDSNHPILWQQLEDAGFENHADFKSSKEEIEAKIQDYNGIVIRSRFKIDKDFLDHAVNLKFIARVGAGLESIDCEYAETKGIHLIAAPEGNRNAVAEHSLGVILSLFNNLNQADAEVKAGHWNRESNRGHELDGKTVGIIGYGNMGKAFAKKLRGFETEVLCYDILDHVGDENAKQVSLAELQQKSDVLSLHLPWTPETDKMVNENFINAFAKPFWIINTSRGKNIVTADLVEAMKVKKVLGAGLDVLEYEKLSFETLFQEESTPEAFKYLLESKNVLLTPHIAGWTFESHERLAQVIADKIKAVFQR; encoded by the coding sequence ATGAGCATAAAAATTCTTCATATTGATAGCAATCATCCAATTTTATGGCAACAACTGGAAGATGCCGGTTTTGAAAACCACGCCGATTTTAAATCTTCTAAAGAAGAAATTGAAGCAAAAATTCAGGACTATAACGGAATCGTCATTCGAAGCCGTTTTAAAATTGACAAGGACTTTTTAGATCATGCGGTCAACTTAAAGTTTATTGCCAGAGTAGGAGCAGGTTTAGAAAGCATTGATTGCGAGTATGCCGAAACAAAAGGAATTCATTTAATTGCTGCTCCGGAAGGAAATCGCAATGCTGTTGCAGAACATTCTTTGGGAGTGATTTTGTCTTTGTTTAACAATCTCAATCAGGCCGACGCTGAAGTAAAAGCGGGACACTGGAACCGTGAGAGCAACAGGGGGCATGAACTTGATGGCAAAACCGTGGGAATCATTGGTTACGGAAACATGGGAAAAGCATTTGCTAAAAAACTTCGCGGCTTTGAGACCGAAGTACTGTGTTATGATATTCTTGACCATGTAGGAGATGAAAATGCAAAGCAGGTTTCATTGGCAGAACTGCAGCAAAAAAGCGATGTGCTGAGCCTGCATCTTCCGTGGACTCCTGAAACCGATAAAATGGTGAATGAAAATTTTATTAATGCTTTTGCAAAGCCCTTTTGGATTATAAATACCTCACGCGGTAAAAATATTGTGACAGCAGACTTGGTGGAAGCCATGAAGGTTAAAAAAGTCTTAGGCGCCGGTTTGGATGTTTTGGAGTATGAGAAATTATCTTTTGAGACCCTGTTTCAGGAAGAAAGCACGCCCGAGGCTTTTAAATATTTGCTCGAATCTAAAAATGTTTTGCTAACTCCTCATATCGCAGGCTGGACTTTTGAAAGCCACGAACGGTTGGCGCAGGTAATTGCAGACAAAATAAAAGCGGTCTTTCAGAGATAG
- a CDS encoding alpha/beta hydrolase — MATKDLTIILVHGAWGDGSHWQHVIPGLVKEGYKVRSVQNPLTSLQDDINKTQDLIDAQEGKVLLVGHSYGGAVISGAGHHDKVVGLVYIAAFAPDAGDSLGALLGRRPGSGGASIYPDPKGFLWIKYDEFHEAFAQDLDKEEALILSLAQKPIHGQCFGDIAGEPAWKTKPSWYQISNFDNMIPPETEKEMAERIQPKKIIRLDAGHASLASHPKEVTALILEAAATL, encoded by the coding sequence ATGGCAACAAAAGATTTAACTATTATTTTAGTCCACGGCGCTTGGGGAGATGGTTCACATTGGCAACATGTAATTCCAGGATTAGTAAAAGAGGGATATAAAGTACGAAGCGTTCAAAACCCATTGACTTCTTTACAAGATGATATTAATAAAACTCAGGATTTGATTGATGCACAGGAAGGAAAAGTACTTCTGGTGGGCCATTCATACGGAGGAGCAGTAATCTCAGGTGCAGGACATCATGATAAGGTTGTAGGTTTAGTATATATTGCCGCATTTGCTCCTGATGCAGGAGATAGTTTGGGAGCTCTTTTAGGACGAAGACCCGGATCAGGCGGAGCCAGTATCTATCCCGACCCAAAAGGTTTTTTATGGATTAAGTACGATGAGTTTCACGAAGCATTTGCTCAGGATTTAGACAAAGAAGAGGCTCTGATTTTATCATTGGCTCAAAAACCTATCCACGGTCAGTGCTTTGGAGATATCGCAGGTGAACCGGCATGGAAAACAAAACCAAGTTGGTATCAAATTTCCAACTTCGACAATATGATTCCACCAGAAACAGAAAAAGAAATGGCAGAGCGAATCCAACCTAAAAAAATCATTCGCTTGGATGCAGGACACGCCTCGCTGGCATCGCATCCTAAAGAAGTGACAGCCTTAATTTTAGAAGCGGCTGCAACCCTCTAA
- the nhaA gene encoding Na+/H+ antiporter NhaA, whose product MKLTKTFKAFFNNEKSGGLLLLFVTIISLYLANSSIQSEYIAFWEKDLNGHSITHWINDGLMTIFFLLIGLELEREIYHGELSNIKNASLPIMAALGGMLVPAAIFLVLNFGTATQNGAGIPMATDIAFAIGILSLLGKKVPSSLKVFLTALAVIDDLGAIIVIAIFYTTSIAFVNLAIALGIWIFLFVLNRMKVQNLIPYLIGGVVMWYFMLNSGVHATITGVILAFVIPFGNGDENSSSYRLQHFLHKPVAFVILPLFAIANTCIAIQSDWHEGLNHPNTYGIILGLVVGKPLGILLFSSIGVSLGLCSLPKSLKWAHILGAGMLGGIGFTMSIFITILAFTDHETIIFSKIAILIASVLSGLFGLFYLKYTLSKKKIA is encoded by the coding sequence ATGAAATTAACAAAAACTTTTAAAGCCTTCTTCAACAACGAAAAATCAGGAGGACTACTCTTGCTTTTTGTTACCATAATATCGCTTTACCTCGCCAATTCCTCCATTCAATCCGAATATATTGCTTTTTGGGAAAAAGACCTGAACGGGCATTCCATCACACACTGGATTAATGATGGCTTGATGACTATTTTCTTTTTATTAATTGGATTAGAACTGGAAAGGGAAATTTACCACGGTGAATTGTCTAATATTAAAAATGCCTCTTTACCCATCATGGCTGCTTTGGGCGGGATGCTGGTTCCTGCCGCTATTTTCCTGGTTTTAAACTTTGGAACGGCAACTCAAAACGGAGCAGGAATTCCGATGGCAACCGATATTGCTTTTGCAATTGGAATTTTATCTCTTTTAGGAAAAAAAGTTCCCTCATCGCTAAAAGTTTTTTTAACAGCCTTAGCCGTTATTGATGATCTGGGTGCTATAATTGTTATCGCGATCTTTTACACTACCTCAATAGCCTTTGTAAATCTTGCAATTGCTTTAGGAATCTGGATCTTCTTATTTGTGCTGAACCGCATGAAAGTTCAAAACCTGATTCCGTATTTAATTGGAGGTGTCGTAATGTGGTATTTCATGCTAAACTCAGGTGTTCACGCTACCATTACGGGTGTTATTCTGGCGTTTGTAATTCCGTTTGGAAATGGCGATGAAAACTCTAGTTCCTATAGACTGCAGCACTTTTTACACAAACCCGTTGCCTTTGTTATTTTGCCTTTGTTTGCTATAGCCAATACTTGCATTGCTATTCAGTCAGACTGGCACGAAGGTTTGAACCACCCAAACACGTACGGAATTATTCTGGGCTTAGTAGTCGGTAAGCCTTTAGGTATTTTACTTTTCTCGTCTATTGGTGTAAGTCTTGGATTATGCAGTTTGCCTAAAAGCTTAAAATGGGCTCATATACTAGGTGCCGGAATGCTGGGTGGAATTGGTTTTACCATGTCCATCTTCATAACCATCCTGGCCTTTACAGATCATGAAACTATTATTTTCTCTAAAATAGCTATTCTGATCGCCTCTGTGCTTTCGGGGCTTTTTGGATTGTTTTATCTGAAATACACTTTATCAAAGAAAAAAATCGCATAG
- the proC gene encoding pyrroline-5-carboxylate reductase, whose protein sequence is MKIHIIGGGNLGVSIALGIAKFSKHNQVTVTRRNTASIQYLTEYGITVSSDNKHTIQEADVVILTIKPYQVDVVLAEILPVIKGKTIASAVSGLSLDMLQLKTNNEFAVVRIMPNIAAQFGESATCISFPEKDRDKALPIVELFQDLGTAPVIDEKLMDAATVLGACGTAYALRYIRASMQAGIEIGFDSNTALAIAAQTVKGAAKMLLEEKVHPEQLIDRVTTPQGCTIVGLNEMEHNGFSSSLIKGIKTSLKQIKG, encoded by the coding sequence ATGAAAATACACATTATAGGAGGAGGAAACCTTGGGGTTTCTATTGCCTTGGGAATTGCCAAATTCTCTAAACACAACCAGGTTACCGTCACAAGAAGAAACACGGCCAGTATTCAGTATTTAACAGAGTATGGAATTACGGTTTCTTCAGACAATAAACATACTATTCAGGAAGCCGATGTGGTTATTTTAACCATAAAACCGTATCAGGTAGATGTAGTTCTGGCGGAGATTTTACCCGTAATAAAAGGAAAAACAATTGCTTCGGCTGTAAGCGGATTGTCTTTGGATATGCTTCAGTTAAAAACAAACAATGAATTTGCGGTAGTGCGAATTATGCCCAATATAGCAGCGCAGTTCGGTGAATCGGCGACTTGTATCTCTTTTCCTGAAAAAGACAGGGATAAAGCATTACCAATTGTTGAGTTATTTCAGGATCTTGGAACTGCTCCGGTTATCGATGAAAAATTAATGGATGCCGCAACGGTACTTGGTGCCTGCGGAACAGCATACGCTTTGAGATATATTCGTGCTTCTATGCAGGCAGGTATTGAAATCGGATTTGATTCTAATACCGCATTGGCAATTGCGGCTCAAACGGTCAAAGGAGCAGCGAAAATGTTACTGGAGGAGAAAGTACATCCGGAACAATTAATCGATCGTGTTACGACGCCTCAGGGCTGCACAATTGTAGGTTTGAACGAAATGGAGCACAATGGTTTCAGTTCGTCTTTGATAAAAGGAATTAAAACCTCTTTGAAACAGATTAAAGGATAG
- the mgtE gene encoding magnesium transporter translates to MEFKISKELIKKIAQLIQAKDNKELEFLLNDMHHADFAEILDEIDIDEATYIFKVLDSEKTAEILLELEDDLREQILNRLSPKEIAEELDELETNDAADIIGELSKDRKAEVISELQDVEHAKGIVDLLRYDEDTAGGIMHKELVKVNENWNVLTCVKEMRIQAENVSRVHSIYVVDDENRLKGRLSLKDLLTTSTKTQISDIYIRKLYSVNVETPDVEVARMMDKYDLEAIPVVDELGRLVGRITIDDIIDVIKDEIEKRDTEDIQKFGGLEALELPYVQTRLGEMVKKRATWLVVLFIGEMFTASAMGFFEGEIEKAVVLALFVPLIISSGGNSGSQAATLIIRAMALKELTLKDWWYVMKKEIASGFLLGAILGIVGFIRILVWQQTGLYEYGEHWLTIGLTVSLSLVFIVLWGTLSGSMIPFLLKRLKLDPATSSAPFVATLVDVTGLVIYFTIASLLLKGKLL, encoded by the coding sequence ATGGAGTTTAAAATAAGTAAAGAGCTAATTAAAAAAATTGCTCAACTCATCCAAGCTAAAGACAATAAGGAGCTTGAATTTTTATTAAATGACATGCACCATGCGGATTTCGCTGAAATCCTCGATGAAATTGACATTGATGAAGCAACTTATATTTTTAAGGTTTTAGATAGCGAAAAAACAGCCGAAATTCTTCTGGAATTAGAGGATGATTTGCGTGAACAAATCTTAAACAGACTTTCGCCAAAAGAAATCGCTGAAGAGCTGGATGAACTTGAAACCAATGATGCGGCAGATATTATTGGTGAACTTTCAAAAGACAGAAAAGCAGAGGTAATCTCGGAGCTTCAGGACGTAGAACACGCAAAAGGAATCGTTGATTTATTGCGTTACGACGAAGATACTGCCGGAGGTATCATGCACAAAGAGTTGGTGAAAGTCAACGAAAACTGGAACGTACTGACTTGTGTGAAAGAAATGCGTATTCAGGCAGAAAATGTTTCCAGAGTACATTCTATTTATGTTGTTGACGATGAAAACAGACTTAAAGGCAGATTGTCGCTTAAGGACCTGTTGACAACATCGACCAAAACACAAATCTCCGATATATATATCAGAAAACTGTATTCTGTAAACGTAGAAACACCCGATGTTGAAGTCGCCAGAATGATGGATAAATACGACCTGGAGGCAATTCCGGTGGTAGACGAACTGGGACGTTTAGTGGGCCGAATTACGATTGATGATATTATTGACGTCATAAAGGACGAAATTGAGAAAAGAGATACCGAAGATATTCAGAAATTCGGGGGATTGGAAGCTCTTGAATTGCCATACGTTCAGACACGTTTGGGCGAAATGGTCAAAAAAAGAGCCACTTGGTTAGTGGTTTTGTTTATTGGAGAAATGTTTACGGCTTCGGCAATGGGTTTCTTTGAAGGCGAAATTGAGAAAGCAGTAGTTTTAGCCTTATTTGTTCCGCTTATTATTTCGAGTGGAGGAAATTCGGGATCACAGGCAGCGACCCTTATCATTCGTGCTATGGCATTGAAAGAACTTACCTTAAAAGACTGGTGGTATGTAATGAAGAAAGAGATCGCGTCAGGTTTTTTACTGGGTGCTATTCTGGGTATTGTTGGTTTTATCAGGATTCTGGTTTGGCAACAAACCGGTCTTTATGAATATGGAGAACATTGGTTAACAATTGGTTTGACCGTTTCTCTTTCCTTAGTTTTTATTGTTTTATGGGGAACGCTTTCGGGATCTATGATACCCTTTTTGTTAAAAAGACTCAAACTGGACCCCGCAACTTCATCAGCACCGTTTGTGGCTACTTTAGTCGACGTAACGGGATTAGTGATCTATTTTACTATCGCTTCCTTACTATTAAAAGGGAAGTTATTATAA
- the rsmA gene encoding 16S rRNA (adenine(1518)-N(6)/adenine(1519)-N(6))-dimethyltransferase RsmA gives MEKVKAKKHLGQHFLKDESIAKAIADTLSLNGYDEVLEIGPGMGVLTKYLLDKPINTHVIEIDTESVVYLGENYPKLKDKIISQDFLKYNINEVYENKQFAIIGNFPYNISTQIVFRTLEFKHQIPEFSGMFQKEVAERICEKKGSKAYGILSVLAQAFYTTEYLFTVDENVFIPPPKVKSGVMKMTRKEDYSLPCGEKLFFTVVKTAFQQRRKTLRNSLKTLNLTDKLREDTIFDKRPEQLSVEEFIALTQKIEADGV, from the coding sequence ATGGAAAAAGTAAAAGCCAAAAAACATTTAGGACAACACTTCCTGAAGGATGAAAGTATCGCCAAAGCGATTGCAGATACCTTAAGCCTTAACGGATATGATGAGGTTTTAGAAATAGGACCGGGGATGGGTGTGTTGACTAAGTATTTGCTTGACAAACCAATTAATACACATGTAATCGAGATCGATACTGAATCAGTGGTGTATTTAGGTGAAAATTATCCAAAACTAAAAGATAAAATTATCTCTCAGGATTTCCTGAAATACAATATTAACGAGGTTTACGAGAACAAGCAATTTGCTATTATCGGAAACTTCCCTTATAATATTTCGACGCAGATTGTTTTTAGAACTTTAGAATTCAAACATCAGATTCCGGAATTTTCGGGGATGTTTCAAAAAGAAGTTGCAGAACGTATCTGCGAGAAAAAAGGCTCAAAGGCATACGGAATCTTATCCGTATTGGCCCAGGCTTTCTATACTACAGAGTATCTGTTTACGGTAGATGAAAACGTTTTTATTCCTCCGCCCAAGGTCAAGTCGGGTGTGATGAAAATGACCCGAAAGGAAGACTATAGCCTTCCCTGCGGAGAAAAGTTGTTTTTTACAGTAGTGAAAACGGCTTTTCAGCAAAGACGAAAAACATTACGTAACAGTTTGAAAACATTAAATTTAACCGATAAGTTGCGAGAAGACACTATCTTTGATAAACGTCCGGAACAACTTAGTGTAGAAGAATTTATTGCTTTGACTCAAAAAATAGAAGCCGATGGAGTTTAA
- a CDS encoding DUF4286 family protein yields the protein MIIYNVTTNIHESVHDQWLKWMQEKHIPEILATKKFSSARIVRVMIEEEMGGITYSVQYVTDSKETLDRYYIEDEPEFHKEALGLFADKMLSFRTELEVISEH from the coding sequence ATGATAATTTACAACGTTACCACCAATATACACGAGAGTGTTCACGACCAATGGCTGAAGTGGATGCAGGAAAAACACATACCTGAAATTTTAGCCACAAAGAAGTTTTCTTCGGCGAGAATTGTCAGAGTAATGATAGAGGAAGAAATGGGCGGAATTACATATTCTGTTCAGTATGTTACAGACAGTAAGGAGACTCTGGATCGCTATTATATCGAAGACGAACCTGAGTTTCATAAAGAAGCACTAGGGTTGTTTGCCGACAAAATGCTTTCTTTCAGAACAGAGTTAGAAGTGATTTCAGAACATTAA
- a CDS encoding tetratricopeptide repeat protein — MKNCIIYIVLFWSTFAFSQNEQLAQYYYDKGDFEKAKISYEELLNSAPSNTQYFLRTIDCYQQLQQFEKAQKVIQDRYNKYKQGVFLVELGYNFQLQKNDAKAKSYYEQAIEKIKTNPNDVYGVGNSFEKKVLLEYALSAYQTAMLVQPNYNFNFQIGMLYGQLGKTDQMIDLLLTESYKNPQNANLIQTQLSRFMNGETDNTAFKDAMRKALILKTQKDQDVFWNHYLSWFYVQQKEFGKAFIQEKAIYKREPESLSSIVNLGQFALNEDDTETAEEILNFILLNTKDLDLLIQTNSSLMQIKIDKAQEKDYAIISTELQQLLTTYEITPFTLSLQIIQAHFLAFNLKKTEEAKEIVKKALELNLNAYQQADAKMELADILLLEEKFNQALIYYSQIQLDLKNDVMAHEASLKAAKTSYYKGDFEWALKQFKELKAANTQLIANDALEYFLLINDNTVADSTQTALKQFAKGDFLMYQNKKQEAIAQFQGILKSFKGQEIEAVTMLRLGKIYESLKDYTSALGQYQQIIEHHGDGIYVDEALFFSAEIYDDELHDAEKAKPLYEKVIFNHQDSIYFVDARKKYRQLRGDKNL, encoded by the coding sequence ATGAAAAACTGCATCATCTATATCGTTTTGTTCTGGTCTACTTTTGCATTTTCACAGAATGAACAGCTTGCACAGTATTATTACGATAAAGGTGATTTTGAAAAGGCCAAAATCAGTTACGAAGAGCTTTTAAATAGCGCACCATCCAATACCCAATACTTTTTAAGAACGATCGATTGTTATCAGCAGTTACAGCAATTTGAGAAAGCACAAAAAGTAATTCAGGATCGCTACAACAAATACAAGCAGGGCGTTTTTTTGGTAGAATTGGGATATAATTTTCAACTGCAAAAAAACGATGCCAAAGCCAAAAGCTACTACGAACAGGCGATCGAAAAAATCAAAACCAATCCGAATGATGTTTACGGAGTGGGCAATTCTTTCGAGAAAAAAGTATTGCTTGAATATGCTTTAAGTGCTTATCAGACGGCAATGCTGGTGCAGCCCAATTACAATTTCAACTTTCAAATCGGAATGTTGTACGGACAGTTGGGAAAAACCGATCAGATGATTGATCTTTTGCTGACGGAATCGTATAAGAATCCACAGAATGCCAATTTAATTCAGACACAACTATCGCGTTTCATGAATGGTGAAACCGATAATACGGCTTTTAAAGATGCGATGCGTAAAGCTTTGATTTTGAAAACACAAAAAGATCAGGATGTGTTTTGGAATCATTACCTGAGTTGGTTTTATGTACAGCAAAAAGAATTCGGAAAAGCTTTCATTCAGGAAAAAGCAATCTACAAACGGGAACCCGAATCACTTTCGAGTATTGTTAATTTAGGACAGTTTGCATTGAATGAGGACGACACCGAAACAGCAGAAGAAATTCTGAATTTTATCCTTCTGAACACCAAAGATCTTGATTTACTCATTCAGACAAATTCGTCTCTGATGCAGATTAAAATCGATAAAGCACAGGAAAAAGACTATGCAATTATTAGTACCGAGTTACAACAATTGCTTACAACCTATGAAATAACTCCTTTTACCTTATCTTTGCAAATAATTCAGGCGCATTTTCTGGCCTTTAATCTTAAAAAGACCGAAGAAGCCAAGGAAATTGTTAAGAAAGCGCTGGAGTTAAATTTGAATGCTTATCAGCAGGCTGATGCAAAGATGGAGTTGGCTGACATCCTGCTTTTAGAGGAAAAATTCAATCAGGCGCTGATTTATTATTCTCAAATTCAATTGGATTTAAAGAATGATGTCATGGCGCACGAAGCGAGTTTAAAAGCAGCCAAAACGAGTTATTACAAAGGCGATTTTGAATGGGCTTTGAAACAGTTTAAAGAATTGAAAGCTGCAAATACGCAATTAATTGCCAATGATGCGCTCGAGTATTTTTTACTGATCAACGATAATACGGTTGCCGATTCAACACAAACCGCATTAAAGCAGTTTGCCAAAGGCGATTTTTTAATGTACCAGAATAAAAAGCAGGAAGCAATTGCTCAGTTTCAGGGGATATTGAAAAGCTTTAAAGGACAGGAAATAGAAGCTGTTACAATGTTGCGTTTAGGTAAGATTTACGAAAGCCTGAAGGATTATACCTCGGCTTTAGGGCAGTATCAGCAGATTATTGAGCATCATGGTGATGGAATTTATGTAGACGAAGCCTTGTTTTTCTCAGCAGAAATTTACGACGATGAACTGCATGATGCAGAAAAGGCGAAGCCATTATATGAGAAGGTAATTTTTAACCATCAGGACAGTATCTATTTTGTAGATGCGAGAAAAAAATACCGACAGTTAAGAGGAGACAAGAATTTGTAA
- the lgt gene encoding prolipoprotein diacylglyceryl transferase produces the protein MKGILNWDADPVIFWITDSFPLKYYGAFFACGLLLGYAIVRNIYKKENLSLDNLDSLLVYVIVGTILGARLGHCFFYEPSYFLQHPIEILLPIQKVAGVYKFVGYQGLASHGGSIGVLIAMVLYCRKYKVKFLWLLDKMAIGVPVTGAFIRFGNFMNSEIYGKPTNGDWGVVFQRDDMIPRHPTQLYEAFAYLLIFVILYAMYKSEKIRKADGLIFGYFLMLLFLARFIIEFFKENQEAFENSMPINMGQILSIPFILIGLGLIVWKSKATVYSHDVQ, from the coding sequence ATGAAAGGGATTTTAAATTGGGACGCAGATCCCGTTATTTTTTGGATAACAGATAGTTTTCCGTTAAAATATTATGGTGCTTTCTTTGCCTGTGGGTTATTACTGGGCTACGCTATTGTGCGAAACATTTACAAAAAAGAAAATCTTTCACTGGACAATCTCGATAGTTTACTGGTTTATGTAATCGTTGGGACAATTTTGGGAGCGCGATTAGGACACTGTTTTTTTTATGAACCATCCTATTTTTTACAACATCCTATAGAAATTTTGCTACCCATTCAGAAAGTGGCCGGAGTTTACAAATTTGTTGGATATCAGGGACTGGCGAGTCATGGTGGATCAATCGGAGTTTTAATTGCGATGGTTTTGTATTGTCGAAAATATAAAGTGAAGTTCTTATGGCTTTTAGATAAAATGGCAATTGGAGTTCCGGTTACAGGAGCTTTTATCCGATTTGGGAATTTTATGAATTCTGAAATTTACGGAAAACCTACCAATGGAGACTGGGGTGTTGTTTTTCAAAGAGACGACATGATTCCAAGACATCCTACCCAGCTGTATGAAGCATTTGCTTATCTGTTGATTTTCGTAATTTTGTATGCAATGTACAAGTCAGAGAAAATTCGAAAAGCCGATGGGTTAATCTTCGGGTATTTCCTGATGTTATTGTTTCTCGCGAGATTTATAATTGAGTTTTTCAAAGAAAATCAGGAAGCTTTCGAAAACAGTATGCCAATTAATATGGGACAAATATTGAGTATTCCTTTTATTTTGATTGGTTTGGGATTGATTGTCTGGAAATCAAAAGCTACCGTTTACAGTCACGACGTTCAGTAA
- the serS gene encoding serine--tRNA ligase, translating to MLQIAFIRENQEKVIKALAKRNIDAKSVVEEVVQLDENRRATQVELDNTLSESNKLSKDIGELMKAGEKSKAAILKEKTVSLKEKSKELGEKAEALAAELTNKLYTLPNLPADIVPEGKTPDDNLNVFQEGDIPVLHEGAQPHWELVKKYDIIDFELGVKITGAGFPVYKGKGARLQRALINYFLDKNTAAGYNEVQVPHLVNEASGYGTGQLPDKEGQMYHSTIDDLYLIPTAEVPVTNLFRDVILNESELPVLYTAYTPCFRREAGSYGAHVRGLNRLHQFDKVEIVRVEHPEKSYEALDGMVEHVKDILKELKLPYRVLRLCGGDMGFTSALTYDFEVFSTAQDRWLEISSVSNFETFQANRLKLRFKDKDGKNQLAHTLNGSSLALPRVLAGIIENYQTPEGIVIPEVLRPYCGFDIIN from the coding sequence ATGTTACAAATCGCATTTATTAGAGAGAATCAGGAGAAAGTAATCAAGGCTTTAGCAAAACGTAATATCGATGCTAAAAGCGTTGTGGAAGAAGTGGTGCAATTAGACGAAAACCGTCGCGCAACACAAGTAGAATTAGACAACACTTTATCTGAATCTAATAAATTATCCAAAGATATAGGGGAATTGATGAAAGCGGGAGAGAAATCAAAAGCGGCAATCTTAAAAGAAAAAACAGTTTCCTTAAAAGAAAAAAGCAAAGAATTGGGCGAAAAAGCAGAAGCTTTAGCTGCCGAATTAACCAATAAATTATACACTTTACCAAATTTACCGGCTGATATTGTTCCGGAAGGAAAAACACCGGATGACAATTTAAATGTTTTTCAGGAAGGAGATATTCCGGTTTTGCATGAAGGTGCACAGCCACACTGGGAATTGGTAAAAAAGTACGATATCATCGATTTTGAACTGGGTGTAAAAATCACAGGAGCAGGATTTCCGGTGTACAAAGGTAAAGGAGCCCGTTTGCAGCGTGCTTTGATCAATTACTTTTTAGATAAAAATACGGCTGCCGGATACAATGAAGTTCAGGTACCGCATTTGGTAAATGAAGCTTCAGGATATGGAACAGGACAGTTACCGGACAAAGAAGGACAAATGTATCATTCAACAATTGATGATTTGTATTTGATTCCAACAGCTGAGGTTCCGGTTACAAATTTGTTCCGTGATGTAATTTTAAACGAAAGTGAATTGCCGGTTTTATATACCGCCTATACGCCATGTTTCCGTCGTGAAGCTGGTTCATATGGAGCTCACGTACGTGGATTAAATCGTTTACACCAATTTGACAAAGTAGAAATTGTACGTGTTGAACACCCTGAGAAGTCTTATGAAGCATTAGACGGAATGGTAGAGCATGTAAAAGACATCTTAAAAGAATTAAAATTACCGTACCGCGTTTTACGTTTGTGTGGTGGTGATATGGGTTTCACATCGGCTTTGACTTATGATTTCGAAGTGTTTTCTACAGCACAGGATCGCTGGTTAGAAATCAGTTCAGTTTCTAACTTTGAAACTTTCCAGGCCAATCGTCTGAAATTGCGTTTCAAAGACAAAGACGGGAAAAACCAACTGGCACATACCTTAAACGGAAGTTCATTGGCATTGCCAAGAGTTTTGGCCGGAATCATAGAAAATTACCAAACCCCGGAAGGAATTGTAATCCCGGAAGTATTACGACCTTATTGTGGATTTGATATTATAAACTAA